The following DNA comes from Mucilaginibacter jinjuensis.
ACGCTTGATGAACTTAATATATCCAAAGTAGACAGGTATGCCATAGTTGATATCTCGCCTAAAGATGTAGACCTGCTTAAAAAATACAAAGCCTACTAATAGCTGATAATTAATAAATTACAAAACAGCCCTGTATTTATGCAGGGCTGTTTTGTTTTGTACACGTCATATAGCCCTGTTTGGCGCATAAAATATTTGATTTTTTTCTTTAAACACTTATAATAAAAAAATCCAAAGTAAGTTTTACCTTTGTACCCTGAAAAATTGTGGTTTATTGGGTATTAAATGTATCCGGACACCTGATTAATTTAAAAACAGTTAAGCAAAAAACGAATAACAAACCGCGTAATATTACGCGCTATTATGAGCCGGTTTCTGGCTTTTGATCAGGTAGCAAATGAATTATATAGAGCAGATAGATACATCAAAATTGCCGGAGCACATCGCTATTATTATGGATGGTAACGGCAGATGGGCAAAAGGTAAGGGGAAGCTACGCATTTTTGGTCATACCAATGGTGTTCGTTCTGTTCGTGAAGCTATTGAAGGCTCGGATGATCTGGGCATTAAGTATCTTACTTTGTATACCTTTTCATCAGAAAACTGGAACCGCCCAAAGTTTGAAGTTTCGGCTATTATGGAGTTGCTCATCAGCACCATCCACAGAGAGATTGCAAACCTGATGGAGAAGAACGTTCGCCTCAATACAATAGGCGATATAGAGATGCTTCCTAAAAAGGCGCTTCGTGAGTTAAGAGACGCGATTGAGAAAACTTCAAACAACACAGGTTTAACTTTAACGCTTGCCCTGAGCTACAGCTCGAGAAGGGAAATTACACAGGCGGCAAAAAATCTGGCATTAAAAGCACAACAGGGGTTAATAAAGGCAGAAGATATCGATGAGAAAATGTTTGCCGATAATTTGTACACAGGTGATATGCCCGATCCTGAATTATTGATCAGGACCAGCGGCGAGTATCGCATCAGTAATTACCTGCTTTGGCAGATCGCTTACGCCGAACTCTATTTTACACCCAAACTATGGCCGGATTTTCGCAAGGATGACCTTTTTGAAGCCATACTGGATTTTCAAAAGAGAGAACGCCGGTTTGGAATGATCAGCGAACAGGTTAATTAATTTTACTTTTAACAATTTTTAACAACTGTTTAAACTATTTTTAGCCCACTTAAATATTCGAATGAATAAATTTCTTTTTACAATTCTTTTTGTTGTTTTTGGTACTGCGGCTATGGCGCAGGTGGCTCCACAGCCCCAGGCAGCCCTCTCCAGATCTTCTATACCTGCTGATAGTTTAAGTTACCTCAATCCTAAGGATTATATTATAGGTGGGATTACAGTTAGTGGCGCTCAATATCTGGATAAAGACGTATTGATACAGATATCAAAATTAAACAAGGGTGATAAGATTAACCTGCCGGGCGATGCATCGGCAAGCGTAATCCGTAACCTTTGGCAGCAAGGCCTTTTTGATGACGTAAAATTAAACGTGACCAAAATAAATGCCGATACCATTTACTTTGATATTGCAGTATTAGAACGCCCGCACTTATCTCGTTTACACTTACTTGGTATCCGCAAGGGTGAGGTAGAGGATATACAGAAAAAGCTAAGTGATAAAACAGGTAAAATTGTTAACGAAAACTTACTGAATACCACCACTGCTATTATTAAAAAGCACTATTATGAAAAGGGCTATTTAAATACTACTGTTGATATTAAACAACGTAAAGATCCGGGAGATGCCAATAGCGTGATCTTGGATGTTACGATTGATAAGCATCAAAAGGTAAAAATCAACGAGGTGATATTTGAAGGTAACAAAGCTTTTAAATCGGCCCAGTTAAAAAAATATTTACCTAAAACCCGCCAGCGCAGGTTCTATAACATTTTCGGCTCTAAGAAATTTAAGCAGGAACAATACGAGGAAGATAAGCAAAGCCTTGTTGAGAAAATGCAGGGTAAGGGTTACCGCGATGCTGAAATTGTAAGCGACTCGGTTTGGAAACATGATGATGAAAGCGTAAACGTTAAAATTAAAGTTTACGAAGGCCCTAAATATTACTTCGGTAAAATCAACTGGTCGGGTAATGCTAAATATCCAACTACTTTATTAAGCAAGATCCTTCGTATTAAAAAAGGAGATGTATTTAGCGAAGAAGAATTAAACAAACGCTTAAGCGGCCCTACACCAAATAGCGATGACGTTTCATCACTATATCTTAATGATGGTTATTTAACCTACCAGGCAGATGCGGTACAAACCAAAATCTATAACGATACCGTTGATCTGGATATCAGGATCTATGAAGGCCCTCAGTACACCATTAACCGTGTATTGTTAAAAGGTAACGATGTAACCAATGATAAAGTGGTAATGCGCGAGATCAGGACTAAACCTGGTCAGAAATTCTCTAAGGATCTGGTAATGCGCAGTACCCGCGAAATTTCTCAGTTAGGAAACTTCGACGAGCAAAAAACTGAGCCAAAACCAACCAACATTAATCCGCAGGATGGTACAGTAGATATTTTGTACAACGTGGTAGAAAAGCCATCCGATCAGATCGAGCTTTCGGGTGGTTTCGGTGGCGGGCAGCTGGTGGGTACGTTGGGCTTAACGTTCAATAACTTCTCGTTGCGTAACATCTTCCACTTAAAATCATACAAACCACTGCCAAAAGGTGATGGACAAAAATTGAGCTTACGTGGCCAGGCTAACGGTAAAAACTATCAGAACTATTCGTTCACGTTCTCAGATCCTTGGTTTGGTGGTAAAAAGCCAATCTACTTTGGTTTAACTGCATATACCCAGTTAAGCTCAACAGGGCAGTACTATCCAAAATCTGATCCTAACTATAATTACCTGCGTATTGTGGGTGCGGGTATTACCTTGGGTAAACGTTTACAATGGCCGGATAACTATTTCCAGTTAAACTATTCATTAAACGTCGATCACTACTCATTGGATAACTATACCGGTTATATCTTCAGCAACGGTACATCATACAACATTAAGCTTACCCAGGAGTTAAGCCGTAACTCGTTAGATGCGCCAATTTTCCCTACATCGGGTTCAAACATTAAATTAACAATACAGGGCACACCTCCATATTCGTTATTTAACAACATAAACTATAAAATAGCTACGCAGGAAGAGCGTTACCATTTTGTTGAGTACTACAAATGGAAGTTTGATGCGCAATGGTTCTCGCGTATAGTTGGTAAACTGGTGTTAATGTCGCAGGTACGTTTCGGTTTCCTTGGCGAGTATAACCAGGAAGTAGGCCCGTCTCCGTTCGAGCGCTTTAAGCTGGGTGGTGATGGTATGCAAACTTACCAGTTCTTACAGGGTAGTGATATCATCGGTTTAAGGGGTTACAAAAACTTCTCTATTATACCGGTGGGTACCAACTACACTGCCGATACTAACCCAGGTAGCCCAATCTATAACAAATACACTATTGAGCTTAGACACCCGGTTATTGCAAGCCAGTCGGCAACTATATTTGTACTGGCCTTTGCCGAGGGTGGTAACGTATGGAATGATTTCTCTCATTTCGATCCATTTAACGTTAGGCGTTCTGCAGGTGTGGGTGCACGTATATTTTTACCTATATTTGGCTTACTTGGGCTTGATTATGGTTATGGCTTTGATGCAATACCGGGTATACCGGATGCCAACAAAGGCCAGTTCCACTTCTCAATTGCTCAAAGTTTAAGCGGTGGCTTTAATTAATTTTATGAAGAAGATAATTTTAACAGTAGTTTTAACGTTTGTAGCATTTGCAGGTGCGTTTGCACAACGTTTTGCCTTTGTAGATTCGGAGTATATTTTACGCCATGTGCCAGAATATACAGCAGCACAAACACAGCTTAAAACGCTGTCGGACCAATGGCAAAAAGAGGTTGATGCCCGTTTTCAGGAAATTGACCGTTTATACAAAGCATATCAGGCCGATCAGGTTTTAATGACTGCCGATATGAAAAAAAGACGCGAAGCAGAAATTGTAGACAAAGAGAAAGCAGCGAAGGATTTTCAACGCTCGAAATTTGGCCCCGATGGTGAGCTTGCTACACGCAGTACGCAATTGATTAAACCCGTTCAGGACCGTGTGGCAAAAGCAGTACAAGCTACTGCCGAAGCCGAAAACCTGGATATGATATTTGATAAAAATAGCGAAGTAATGATGCTATATGCTAACCCCCGTTACGATAAAAGCGCTGATGTAATTACCCGTATGGGATTAAAGCCTGGGGTGTTTGCAAAGTGAAAAATTTTATATAAAATCGCATAATTAAAAAGAACAAAAAAAGAACAATGAAAAAACTATTGAAGGTTGTTTTAGTTGCAGGTTGCATGTTGCTGGTAGGTGGGTTTGCAAAAGCACAAACTAAAATTGGTTATATCAACTTTAACCAATTGATTGACCAAATGCCGCAAATGAAAACAGTACAAACATCAGCGCAGGCTTATCAAAAGCAATTTGTTGATGTATTGCAAGGTATGCAAACAGAGTTGACCACTAAAGGCCAGGCTTATGATGCAGCTCGTGCAACCATGACAGATGCTATACGTGCCCAAAAAGAGACTGAATTACAGGATCTGAACAAACGTATGCAAGATTATAACACAACTGCACAACAAAAAGTGCAAGAGAAATATAACGAACTTGCAAAACCAGTTGTTGATCAGGCTAAAGCTGCAATTAATGCAGTAGCTAAAGAAAAAGGTTATACTTATGTATTAGATACAACCCAAGGCGAGCCAATCGTTGCTCCACCAACTGATGATCTGATGGCAGCTGTAAAACTTAAATTAGGTTTAAAATAATTTAACCCTTAAATGATTTTAAAAGCGCTCCAATTTGGGGCGCTTTTTTTATTTTTACAAAAGTGACTACTAAACATCCCATCGGAATTTTCGACTCTGGCTTTGGCGGCTTAACTGTTTTTCGTTCCATAGTTGAACAGTTACCCCAGTATGATTATATGTATTTTGGCGATACCGGCCGTGCGCCTTACGGTAACCGCTCGTTCAAAACTATACATGAGTATACTTGGGAAAGCGTACAATGGCTTTTTGCACAAGGTTGCCCATTGGTTATACTGGCCTGCAATACGGCATCAGCAAAGGCCCTGCGTACCATCCAGCAACAGGATCTTAAAAATGGCTACCCTACACAGCGTGTGCTTGGCGTAATACGCCCCACTGCCGAGGTGATAGGAGATTACTCAACGACCAAAGAGATTGGCGTACTGGGCACCAAAGGTACGGTACAGTCTGAATCGTACTTACTGGAGATTGCCAAGTTTTTTCCTGATGTTAAAGTTGAGCAGCAAGCCTGTCCGCTTTGGGTTCCGCTGATTGAGAACGGCGAACACGACAAACCCGGATCGGACTACTTTGTAAAAGAATATCTCAATGCCATCATGGCTAAATCAGCCAATATCGATACTATCTTATTAGCTTGTACCCATTACCCTTTATTACAAGATAAGATCAAAGCTTATTTACCTGCAAATATTAATGTAGTTCCGCAAGGAGATATCGTTGCCAAAAGTCTGGTTGATTACCTTAATCGCCACACCGAGATCGAACAAAATATTACCAAGAATGCTACGCGTGAGTTTTTTACTACAACGGATGATACTGCAGATTTTGATAAATATGCTACTTCATTTTTTGGTGGGGAAGTGCAATCGCAGTATGTAGCGTTGAAATAGTTTTAAGAGAATCAGGAACCGGGAGTCAAGAATCGGGATTGTATCAAATAGGACAATAAAAAGCGGTGGCCCAGACGCAAAAGCGTGGCCGTGTAGTGGGCATGTGCGGTGGAGCTTTTTTGCGTCTTGATTTTTTGGTTACTTTTGGATCAAGCCAAAAGTAACAGCCTACCCGCGGCGATTGAGCGGGACTAGCATTAATAAAACACAAATCATTCATAGAGCGTCTGCGATATCTAAGTCAGTGGTAATTGGTCTGAGATTGCTTCGTACCTCGCAATGACGTGAAGGGGACTAATTACGAATCAATCTAAATTATTCCTAGTAATTAAGTAGATTTGCAGTTACTTGAATACGTTATTGCATTGGTTAGCTATTTAATCTACATCGGCGTCGCCATCGGTTTATTTGCATTTGCGGCCACGTTTGCCTTGTTTGCTGTTTATTATGAGCGAAAACTGTCTGCCTTTATTCAGGATAGGATAGGCCCTAACGAAACCGGCAAGTACGGTAGTCTGCAAACCCTTGCAGATATTCTTAAGCTTATTCAAAAAGAAATTATTAATCCAACTGCTACCGATAAATGGTTATATGCTTTAGCGCCGGCCATTATTTTCATCGCTGTTTATATGGGTTTTGCAGCCTTACCCTGGGCTCCGGGATTGGTTCCGTCTAAAATCAATATAGGGCTGTACTATATCTTCGCTATTATTTCTGTCGAAACCCTGGGCATCCTGATGGCCGGTTGGGGCTCGAACAATAAATATTCTATTTTGGGGGCGATGCGTTCAGCAGCACAGATTATTTCTTACGAGATACCGGCTGGTTTTGCGCTGATCTCTGTGGTAGTGATCTGCGGTTCGTTGGATTTGCAGGAGATTTCCATACAGCAAGGCATCCTGTTTAAAGAACAAACCAAATTTTTAGGCATCTGGGATGTAAGCGGAATGGGAGGGATTATGTCATGGAACATCTTCCGGGCACCGCATCTCATTATCGCTTTTGTGATTTATTTTATAGCATCACTTGCTGAGAGTAATCGTGCGCCGTTTGATATTCCAGAGGCCGAATCTGAACTGGTAGCTGGTTTTCATACCGAATATACAGGGATGCGTTTCGGATTAATATTTTTAGCCGAATATTCGATGATGTTCCTGGTATCGATGGCGGGTGTTGTACTATTTTTAGGTGCATGGAATACACCATTGCCCAATATTGGCAATATCCGTTTAGCCGATTGGACAACCAACGTGCCTTGGGGAATATTTTGGATATTTGTAAAAACGTTATTATTGGTAACTGTACAAATCTGGATCCGCTGGACATTGCCCCGTTTGCGGGTTGATCAATTAATGGATCTGTGTTGGAAGGTATTAACCCCATTGGCATTTATCTGCATGATTATATCAGCAGTATGGCGCGTTTGGGTAATGAATTAAGAGGGAATTAATGTTGTTAAAAAGTACGATAAATAGTTTTACTACGGCATGGAAGGGCTTAACCCTTACCTTTAAGCATGCTTTTGCCTTTAAAAAGCGCGAGGTAGAATCTATTAAATCGCCCAATTACTTCGAGGAGCAAAATGCGACTGCTACAATAGAATACCCTAAACAAAAACTGCCGATACCAGAAGTCGGCCGCTACCAATTGGATGTGGAAATGGACGATTGTATTGTATGCGATCTTTGCGCTAAAATTTGTCCGGTTGATTGTATCGATATCGAATCGATAAAGGCTACAGAGGCTATCGGTCAAACATCAGATGGTACAACCAAGCGACTTTATGCGGCTAAGTTTGATATCGACATGGCCAAGTGCATGTACTGTGGGTTGTGTACCGTAGTATGCCCGACAGAGTGCATTGTAATGACTAACCAATATGATAAAACCGTTTTCGAGCTTAATCAGCTTGTTTACGAATTTTCGGATATGACACCCGAGGATGCTGCTGAAAAACGTGCATTATTGGAGAAACAGAATGCCGAAAAACAAGCCGCCAAGCTGGCAGCTATGCAAAAGAAGAACGACTAAATGAACGCAGCGAATATATTATTCTACATCATGAGCTTTATCGTGCTCGCTTCCGCATTATATGTGGCGGTAAGCAGGCATTTGGTGCGTTCGGTATTTATGTTTTTTGTTACGCTGTTTGGGTTGGCTGGCTTATACGTTTTATCACTGGCCGATTTTGTGGCTGTAACACAAATTGTAGTTTATGTGGGTGGGATTTTAGTGCTGATTCTCTTTGCTTTTATGCTTTCGGGCCGCGAAACATTGGATGTATTACAAACTGAAAATCGTTCGATCTGGAAGATCAAGAATCTTCCTGCTATGCTGATTGCAGGTTTGTTTTTCATCATATTGATTAATGTAATTCTGCAAACCAATGCCGATCATTTGGGTTGGATTACAGACTCTATCAAATCAAAAAATAGCATTACTAATTCGGGCGAGATGACGGCTAACATCGGTATTAACCTGATGACCCGTTACTTGTTGCCGTTTGAGATTGTTTCGATACTGTTGATGATGGCATTGGTAGGTGCTGCGCACCTGTCGAGAAAGGAGCAGCAGGTATGATCTCTTTAACCAATTACCTTGTAGTAAGCGGTATGCTGTTTTGCATCGGCCTGTATGTAGTGTTGGTGAAACGCAATGCTATCCAAATTTTAATAGGTATTGAAATGATGCTGAACGCCGCGATTTTAAACCTCGTAGCCTTCGGTAAATACGATAAAGTAAACAACGGCGGACAAATGTTTGCCCTGTTTGCCATTATACTGGCAGCCGCCAC
Coding sequences within:
- the nuoH gene encoding NADH-quinone oxidoreductase subunit NuoH codes for the protein MQLLEYVIALVSYLIYIGVAIGLFAFAATFALFAVYYERKLSAFIQDRIGPNETGKYGSLQTLADILKLIQKEIINPTATDKWLYALAPAIIFIAVYMGFAALPWAPGLVPSKINIGLYYIFAIISVETLGILMAGWGSNNKYSILGAMRSAAQIISYEIPAGFALISVVVICGSLDLQEISIQQGILFKEQTKFLGIWDVSGMGGIMSWNIFRAPHLIIAFVIYFIASLAESNRAPFDIPEAESELVAGFHTEYTGMRFGLIFLAEYSMMFLVSMAGVVLFLGAWNTPLPNIGNIRLADWTTNVPWGIFWIFVKTLLLVTVQIWIRWTLPRLRVDQLMDLCWKVLTPLAFICMIISAVWRVWVMN
- the murI gene encoding glutamate racemase; protein product: MTTKHPIGIFDSGFGGLTVFRSIVEQLPQYDYMYFGDTGRAPYGNRSFKTIHEYTWESVQWLFAQGCPLVILACNTASAKALRTIQQQDLKNGYPTQRVLGVIRPTAEVIGDYSTTKEIGVLGTKGTVQSESYLLEIAKFFPDVKVEQQACPLWVPLIENGEHDKPGSDYFVKEYLNAIMAKSANIDTILLACTHYPLLQDKIKAYLPANINVVPQGDIVAKSLVDYLNRHTEIEQNITKNATREFFTTTDDTADFDKYATSFFGGEVQSQYVALK
- the nuoK gene encoding NADH-quinone oxidoreductase subunit NuoK; protein product: MISLTNYLVVSGMLFCIGLYVVLVKRNAIQILIGIEMMLNAAILNLVAFGKYDKVNNGGQMFALFAIILAAATTAVALAIILNVYRRYKTIDPDKVDQLKD
- a CDS encoding NADH-quinone oxidoreductase subunit J, whose protein sequence is MNAANILFYIMSFIVLASALYVAVSRHLVRSVFMFFVTLFGLAGLYVLSLADFVAVTQIVVYVGGILVLILFAFMLSGRETLDVLQTENRSIWKIKNLPAMLIAGLFFIILINVILQTNADHLGWITDSIKSKNSITNSGEMTANIGINLMTRYLLPFEIVSILLMMALVGAAHLSRKEQQV
- a CDS encoding 4Fe-4S binding protein, encoding MLLKSTINSFTTAWKGLTLTFKHAFAFKKREVESIKSPNYFEEQNATATIEYPKQKLPIPEVGRYQLDVEMDDCIVCDLCAKICPVDCIDIESIKATEAIGQTSDGTTKRLYAAKFDIDMAKCMYCGLCTVVCPTECIVMTNQYDKTVFELNQLVYEFSDMTPEDAAEKRALLEKQNAEKQAAKLAAMQKKND
- a CDS encoding OmpH family outer membrane protein, with amino-acid sequence MKKLLKVVLVAGCMLLVGGFAKAQTKIGYINFNQLIDQMPQMKTVQTSAQAYQKQFVDVLQGMQTELTTKGQAYDAARATMTDAIRAQKETELQDLNKRMQDYNTTAQQKVQEKYNELAKPVVDQAKAAINAVAKEKGYTYVLDTTQGEPIVAPPTDDLMAAVKLKLGLK
- a CDS encoding isoprenyl transferase translates to MNYIEQIDTSKLPEHIAIIMDGNGRWAKGKGKLRIFGHTNGVRSVREAIEGSDDLGIKYLTLYTFSSENWNRPKFEVSAIMELLISTIHREIANLMEKNVRLNTIGDIEMLPKKALRELRDAIEKTSNNTGLTLTLALSYSSRREITQAAKNLALKAQQGLIKAEDIDEKMFADNLYTGDMPDPELLIRTSGEYRISNYLLWQIAYAELYFTPKLWPDFRKDDLFEAILDFQKRERRFGMISEQVN
- a CDS encoding OmpH family outer membrane protein, which gives rise to MKKIILTVVLTFVAFAGAFAQRFAFVDSEYILRHVPEYTAAQTQLKTLSDQWQKEVDARFQEIDRLYKAYQADQVLMTADMKKRREAEIVDKEKAAKDFQRSKFGPDGELATRSTQLIKPVQDRVAKAVQATAEAENLDMIFDKNSEVMMLYANPRYDKSADVITRMGLKPGVFAK
- the bamA gene encoding outer membrane protein assembly factor BamA; this encodes MNKFLFTILFVVFGTAAMAQVAPQPQAALSRSSIPADSLSYLNPKDYIIGGITVSGAQYLDKDVLIQISKLNKGDKINLPGDASASVIRNLWQQGLFDDVKLNVTKINADTIYFDIAVLERPHLSRLHLLGIRKGEVEDIQKKLSDKTGKIVNENLLNTTTAIIKKHYYEKGYLNTTVDIKQRKDPGDANSVILDVTIDKHQKVKINEVIFEGNKAFKSAQLKKYLPKTRQRRFYNIFGSKKFKQEQYEEDKQSLVEKMQGKGYRDAEIVSDSVWKHDDESVNVKIKVYEGPKYYFGKINWSGNAKYPTTLLSKILRIKKGDVFSEEELNKRLSGPTPNSDDVSSLYLNDGYLTYQADAVQTKIYNDTVDLDIRIYEGPQYTINRVLLKGNDVTNDKVVMREIRTKPGQKFSKDLVMRSTREISQLGNFDEQKTEPKPTNINPQDGTVDILYNVVEKPSDQIELSGGFGGGQLVGTLGLTFNNFSLRNIFHLKSYKPLPKGDGQKLSLRGQANGKNYQNYSFTFSDPWFGGKKPIYFGLTAYTQLSSTGQYYPKSDPNYNYLRIVGAGITLGKRLQWPDNYFQLNYSLNVDHYSLDNYTGYIFSNGTSYNIKLTQELSRNSLDAPIFPTSGSNIKLTIQGTPPYSLFNNINYKIATQEERYHFVEYYKWKFDAQWFSRIVGKLVLMSQVRFGFLGEYNQEVGPSPFERFKLGGDGMQTYQFLQGSDIIGLRGYKNFSIIPVGTNYTADTNPGSPIYNKYTIELRHPVIASQSATIFVLAFAEGGNVWNDFSHFDPFNVRRSAGVGARIFLPIFGLLGLDYGYGFDAIPGIPDANKGQFHFSIAQSLSGGFN